CATTTGGCACCCATAGGGAATAATCAAAGCCATTGAGAGGGACGACTTCATCCACGTGGTAGTGATCGCCAATAGCTTTCAGGACAGGTTCTGGGTAAAAGCGTGCACGCAGGACGATGAGGCTGAACGCATGATCTTCGATCATCTTAATCAGGTTGGATGGGTCATACAGATGATTTTTGTAGAGGTTGTTGAGCTGGGTTGCGTTTGTAATGACGACTTGCCCGGCCTGGATCATGAAGCTAGGGTCTTCTGTCATAGCCGGTTTATCTGCATTCTTGATGCGATCAACGATGTACCAACCATTTTCATAATCTTGTGGCGATGGAAAGTGCCCCGTTACAGCATAGCCAACTGTCCAGCCAGCAGCATCATAAAGAGGGTAGCGATGGCCTGGTGCTGGTGAGACATCTAATGCCTGGGCGATTGGTCCGAATATGGGGCCAGATGTTGGTAGCTTGATGACTGTTAGTGAATAGATGCAGAGCAAGGCCAAGCTACTTATAGATATGACCACTTTTGCGGGTTGCTTCGGGAGCCAGGGAAGTTGCCAGCCCTCACGGAGGGACTTTGCTACGAAATTGCCTGCCAGCAGGCAACTCGCAGCAATGGTTGTTGCGAAATAACTATCGCCTGCGCCCCATGTGCCAGAGGCAACTGTGCTAGCGAAGGAAATAATAAACCAGATGCTAAAGAGTGAGAGCCTTGTGGCGTATAACTCATATAAGACATATAAGCTGGATAATAGTAATAAGGGCCAGTGCAACCGGACGAACTGACGGAGCAACCCTGTATACTGCTCTAGTGTAAACGGATTGGTATTAGCTGAAATGAGATTTAACATCCAATTGCCGTCTGTCGTCACATTAGCGATGACGAATACGGTGATCGCTGCTGTGATCAGACCAGCGCTATAGAGAAGTGCTGTACGTGGATTACGTAAAAGTGCCCATAAAACCCACGGCAATACAGGTTGAGTAGGCTAATTGCTTTGTGTAGCCAGCAAATAGCAACAGCGTAAACCCAATGAAAAGCTTTCTTCGGCGTGTTGTATCGCTTACATCAAAGGCGTTGGCGAGGATAACGACTGCCAGTACCTCAAACATGACCATCAGGAGGTGTTGGCGCATTAATGGGCCTATATGGTAGATATAATTTGATGCCAGGAAGCACAATCCCCGCAGCGGACCGCGGCTGCTTTATGCTGTTGTGTTCGTTGTATGGCCCAGGCTATCGCACTTGCAGTGATCACCGTTGCAATGAAAATAATTGCACGCCCATACCAGTATTGCGGGCCAAAGAGCCATACAAAAGGCGTCATCAGGAAGTGAAACACCGGCGGGTAGTTGCTAGCATAAAACGGATATGTCTCGTTTGCACAATATGGGCATTCGCCTCTGGCGAATAGGACAGCATTGTACAACTCATGGCCTTCTCCCTGATCGTAATCAAAGGGATAGGGGATGACGGCTGCAGCATAGGCGACGTAAATCAGCGTATGAACGATAAGGATGCCAATAACAACGGCTAGGATGATCTGCTGCAATCGACGTGAAAAAGGTGTCTCTGATATGGATTGCGTCATGTTCGCTCTCATGATGATTGATGCGGCTACACATTAACTATCTCCTGTGAGAAAATCAAGCATTGAGATTATGAACATGTTTGTCTAGCTAGAGGTTCCCCAGGATGTCAGATTTACCCCAATTTCAGCAGCGTAAGACCTTTCAGGTTCTTCCCATCATTCAGGGGTGTTTTTAGTGGACATCTCTTGCGGCTAGAACCGTTGAAGATGGGCACTTCCGGGCAGTGTTCCGGCCTGATTATTTCGTCATGCAGGGCGATGCAACAGAACCCACAAAATCCCAGTGGAGTTCGCTGAAGAAGCGGATTAAGCGCCGTGATCATCGTATTTTTGTCTTCAAAGAGTATGGAACAGTTCTGTGCCAGGCGGATGCTGAAACAGCAGATAGCACAAAACAATGTTTTTACATTGATTTCGGCTTTTTGAAGGATCTCTACTGAGTCGCAATGTTTAGACGAGAGCATTCATTTAAGCGCACGGGCCATAAAGCAACGTGCGCTTAAATGAAGATGCTCCCTATTTAGGCATTTAGGGAGCGTTTTTGTTCTTGAAGTCTACAAAGCGATAGCCGACGCCTCGTTCTGTCAGGATGTACTGCGGGTTGGACGGATCGGCTTCAATCTTCTCGCGCAGGTAATTGACATACAGACGGACATAATGAGCTTCGTCCCGATACTCATAACCCCAAACTTTGGCTAACAACTGATCATTGCGGTACTGTCCAACCTGCATTTTCGATCAGATGATAGAGTAGGCGATACTCCGTTGGGCGTAGCTTGATATGCTCGCCTTCAACAATGACCTCACGCTGATTGAAGTCTACGCTCAGGCGATCATCAATCTTGAGTACAGCATCGTTGGGGGAGGATGAGGGCATATCTGCCCGGCGTAATACGGCTTTAATGCGGCTGGATAGCTCTCTCGGGCCAAAGGGTTTTGTGACGTAATCGTCAGCCCTAATTCCAGGCCATAGACCTTGTCGTTTTCGTCACCCTTTGCCGTTAGCATGATGACGGGCACAGTCGAAAACTCGCGCAGCATACGGAGCGTTTCGAAGCCGTCTAATTCAGGCATCATGACATCCAACAAAACGACATCCGGCAATTGAGTACGGATCGCTTCGAGGGCTTCCATGCCGTTATGTGCTTCAATCACATGATGGCCTTCAAGTTCAAGGTTCATCCGGATGAAGCCAATCATACGAGGTTCGTCATCAACGACGAGGATACGTTTGCTATCGCGTTGTGCGTTTGATTTTGGTAGGTTATTTGTCATTGCTAATCATCACGATATGGTAATTCGAATTCAATTTGTTCTTCACCTGTGGGCAATATCTGTACAAAGTTGACACGCCACCACGGAAAAATGACGGTGGTTACCCCATCTTCCAGCCACGTGACTTCAGAATCTGTCCGCAGTCTGGGGTTTTTCCCGACAATACAGGTATCTTGTGGTGACGGTATATCATCGACATCTATCTTAACGGGTTCTTGGTTTGAGATATGCACCAGAATTGTATACATCAGTTCCTTTCCCCATTCTAGGCGGAAAATGCGAGAATAGGATAAGTCCTACTTAAAATGAATGTGTGTAACAAGCCTTCCCAACCGGACCTCATCCCCATCGCGAACGACACGGGGTTGATTCGGCAGGAGGCGCTGTCCATTTAGGAAGGTGCCGTTAGAACTCCCCAGGTCCATAATGATAATCGTATCTTCGTTAACTTCCAGCACGGCATGCTGCCTGGATACCCCTTTGGATATAGCCCCATAAGGTGCCAGGTCCACGTCGGGGAAGGTGTTTGTGCTTTCGTCAGCGCGCCCAAAAATAAGCTGGCCTTTCGGTCGCAGCATCAACGATTTGTTAGTATCCATAAAATCTATTTTAAGTGTATGTGTATCTGTAAGTTGTGCGCTACCCCATTTAACCGTATCAAGCACTTGTTCCGGTATCGCATTATCCACGCGGGTTGTCATGTCATCGGTTGCTAATTGGATACCACATTGCTCACAGAATAGGGAGCCTTCTCTGTTTGCATGTCGGCAGTTTTTACAAATAATCATAATCTTTGCGGTGATATATGCGAACCGCCGACCTCCTCTCTGTGTCCCATAATTTATTAAACTTTAATTTTTATTGCCAGCATGTGAGCCGTGTGCAATTATGACACATTGCATCACATTGTGTCCCATCTAACCAATTTTAGCTTCTGGTTATTCTAATGGCTATTCTACTGGAAAATCTCAAGGTGCGATATTTTTAGACGGGTCATTAAATATCGTCATCCATCAAGGATGAAATTGCCTGGCTCAGATCATCTATGGATACAAGGGCCCGTGTGGAATATTTCAAAGTTTTGCGGCCCCTTTCGGATAATTTGCTCGTTTGCTTAAGCTGAGTTGCTTCTGACAGCGTGGTCGTTGCCAGGGCAGGATAACCTTGTTCCATCAAACGAGTTGCCAGGTACTCTAAGCGTTGTGTGGCCATATCAATATCGCCATTATCCAGGTCACTCTGTGCTTGTTCTTGCATTCTATATAGCGTCAATTTGCTTAAAGCATCCATGACCACCTGTGGCGCATCATCTGGGGGCGGGTTGTGAGCCACTTCTATAGATACATCGCTGACAGCCTGGAATGACTGCGGTGTGTTTTGCAAGATATCGCCCGTTGCGACGAGGCGAGCCACAGTACGGAAACCCACATCCATGTGAGCCGGCATCTGGAATTGTAACAATACGACGATGGGCCGTTTTGCTTCTAAACTGCCAAGCGGTAAGCGTCCATTGACAACTTCCAGCGGTTGTGGATTCGGAGAGAGTTTAAAGGCCATCTCTAGGTTGACATCCGGGTCTGGTGCAACGGAAAAAGCCATATGCTCCGAAAATGAATCCGTCAAGCTGCGGACATGCTCATTGAAGAAAGGGATAATATCTGCCGCAGATTCAATATATGTAGTCGACCCACCGGAGAATGAAGCCAATTTGTCGAGAAATTCGTCATTCCAATCTTTACCAAGGCCGACAGCACTCACTGTGATGCCTTCTTTGCTGCCTTCCTGCGCTATCTTTAAGCAGTTTTCCTGGTCCCCATAGGTATGACCATCCGTCAGGAGCAAGACATGATTGACGAGGTTAGGTCCCAGGAACTTACGATTTTGTTCAATGCCCAGCGATAGACCTTGATAAATTTCCGTGCCTGCTGAGGCGTTCATAATGCTGATGCGCGCTTTAAGCTGTGGTTTGTCTTCAGCACGCATCGCTGGGATGAGGACATTGGCACGGTCATTAAAGGCGACGACAGACAGAATATCGGATGGCTCCAGGGCATCAATCACACGCTGTGCGGCAGATTTCACTTGGTTGATGCGATCGCCCGTCATGGAATTGCTTTGATCGAGCACCAGCGTAAGGTTGAGTGTCGCGTGTTTCTTGGATTTAACAGGCTGTTGTGGTGCTGCGTAAATTTCTGTGAGCAGGTAGATAATTTGCTCTTCTGGCATGACAGCAACGGAGCGCTTGCTTGGTGTGACCCTGAGTGTGAAATAGGTGTTTTCGCTCTTAGTTAGTTCCTCAAGGTATTTATCGACTTGCTCTTTGCCGATTGGGTCTGTCAGAATGTTATATGCCCAGGTGATATCCTGAAACTGTGCTGCGGCAGCTTCATTATTGGGATTAACATCAGGATGGAGACGACGCGCTAGCCGCCGATAGGCTCGCTTAATATCATTTTCGGTTGAATTCGAAGAGATACCCAGTACGCCATACGGATCAAATTGTAGCTCCATCGTGCTGACCTAAGACTCATTTGATTGGTGTTTTAAGCAAAAGCGCTGTGATGTTGTCGTGCCCTCCCTGGCGATTCGCCATGGCAACCAGGTTATCACAGGCTTCTTGCAGTGATTTTGCCTCTGTAATTGTTTTGACCATGTCCTCTTCGGTGACCTCGCCCCATAGCCCGTCGCTGCAAAGCAAGATGTAGGCCGAGCCGGGTAAACGCCGGATGAGCGTGTCGACTTCAAGATCTTCACTGTGACCAATGGCGCGATAAAGGACGTTACGATGTTGATAATCGCCGCGTTCATCAGCGGATAGTTGGTTAAGTTCAATGAGACGCTGAGCCAACGAGTGATCGCGGGTAAGTTGCTCAATCTTTTCATCGCGGATCATATAAGCTCGGCTGTCGCCAACATGGGCAAAGTGCGCAACATCTCCGAGCACCAGTACCGCGGTTAAAGTAGTGCCGCCGTCTGGCACAGTCCGTATCACTTGTTTGTTGGCCTCTTTGACAGCGTGATTGAGTATGTCGGAGATGGTGAAGGGCTCTTCATCATCCTCGTTGGATTTGTTGAGCAAAGGCAAGTACAGCGATTTAATCACTGCTGTGGCGATAAATTGAACAGTCGTCGCAGAGGCAAGCTCGCCATGATTGTGCCCACCCATTCCATCTGCGACGATGAACAGACCGAAATCAGGGACGTTATCAACGGAATGATTTGATGCAAAGAAGCGATATGTTGCATCCTGATTATTATTTCTTACCATCCCTTGATCTGAACTATGCGCGAAGGTGAGATGGCCGGTTGCGGGTTGATAGATATCAAAAGGATCACCCTCCAACGGACGTGTGACACCTTCCGCCGGGTGAGGTAGAGTCTCTTCCGGTGCTAATTTTGCTGCTGGCGTAAAGGCCATTTCTGCATCAGGCTGCACAGGCTTTGTTGTTTCACCATTTTCTGAGCTCTCGATGGTTGTGGCTTCGTCCACTGCTTGAGCGAGTGGCGTCTCAGAAAGTGGCTCTGTCGTGACCTCATCAACCTTATCAGGATTTTCTTCTTCAATTACCTGTTCAGTTACCTGCGTTGTCTGTGGTTCAACGGCTGTGGCTGTGCTGGCTTCTAGAGATGCATCACGATCATTTTGTTCTTCGGTATTCGCGTTTGACTTGGCGCCAAAGAGACGGCGAAAGAAGCTCATAAGCTTTCCTAGGTGCTACTGACGAACTAAGGGCAGGGCATACAATGTGTGATCGAGCGAACCAAACAAAATCAGATCATCGACTATATGGGCAGCGGATGTGATCGCGCCCTTCGTTTCGAATCGCCAGATTTCTTTACCATTCATCGCGTCAATAGCATGAAAGATACGATCGGTTCCACCAATGTAAACAACGCCATCATGAACGATGGGCGAAGCAACAATAGGCTTTTCTGTCTGGTAAGTCCAACGTTCTTTGCCTGTTTGGGTGTTGATGCAATACAAGCGACCATCTGCGGAGCCTATATAGACGAGATTGCGATGTACAGTCGGTGAAGAAATAATAGGCCCAGTTGTGCGTACGCGCCAATGGCTGAACCCACTATCTGCATCAATGGCATAAATAAATCCGTCAAATGATCCTACGTAGCAAATGCCTTCAAGGTCTACATAGGGTGAAGATGTGACGGCTTTTTTCGTCCGGAGCACCCACTTACGTTGGCCGTTCAGTTCAAGTCCGACGATGTCGCCACCTTCGGTGCCAAAAATAACGCGCTCGTTGGTGATAAAGGGTTTACTACGGACAGCAGAACCCGCGTCATATTCCCATTGATATCGCCCATTATCGGCTAAGAGGGCATAGAGTTTGCCATCATCACTGCCGAAGAAGACGTAACCATGAGCAATATTCGGTGAGCTGCGGACTTTATTGCCTGTGATGTGCGACCAGTTAACGCGCCCATCGCGCATATTAATCGCACGGATTGTGTAGTCTTCCGAGCCAATAATAACCTGCCCATGATAGCTATCAATGCCGGGCGTTGACGCAATACCTGCATCTGAGGGGCGCTTCCAGATGAATTCACCACTTTGCTGCTCGATGGCCCATAAGTTCGTGTCATAGGAGCCAACGAAAACCACACCATCAGCTGAGGCGGGGCTACTGCGAATTTCATCTTCTGTCTCAAACGTCCAGATAGGCTGCATCCGGCCATCCGCGCCAGAATCAACGAGTTCACGGCTGTTGGCGCGCGGCGTTGGGGCGCTTCCATTGGTTGCTGCAGACGCGACAGATGTGCCAATAGGCCGATAGCGAAGCGCCATAAAGGCTTCTTTCATTTCCGCACAACTTTGGTAACGTTTTTCTGGCTCAAAGCTGAGTGCTTTATCCAGGATGGCTGCTAATTCCGGCGTTGCTTCTTCGTTGTAATCCATGATATTGCGCTCGCTAAAGCTGAAGGGTGGCTCCAGCCGAGGATCTTTGCGCGTAATCACATGGTGGAGTGTTGCGCCAAGGCTAAAAATATCGCTCAGGGGGTTGGCATTGCCTTTGTATTGCTCCGGCGATGAGTAGCCTTCTGTACCGATAGTGGTATGCTTGACGCCGCTCACAAAGATTTTAGCGATACCAAAGTCGACCAGCCGTACTTTACCCAGGCTGTCAATCATGATGTTAGCGGGCTTCATATCTCGGAAAATGATGGGCTCTGGCTGATAACTATGCAGATATTGCAGCACGTCACAGAGTTCAATAGCCCACTCAACGATCTTATCGATCGGAATTTTCTTCGTTTTGATGAGGATTTCTTCCAGATTGTTGCCGTTAATATACTCCATGATGAGATAGGCACTATTATTCTGATCGAAGAAATCGTAGATTTTCGGCGTGGCAGGATGATTCAGCGTAGCCAGTATGTTGGCTTCGCGCTGAAATGTCTTCAAAGAAGACGCTCGGAGGCTGGGATCCGCCGTCATGACGGTCATTTCTTTAATTGCAACGAGGCGGCGAGCATCGGGGAAGTTTAGATCCCGCGCTTGATACACAGCACCCTGACCACCACCACCTAACTTCGCATCGATCTTATAGCGTGCCAGTAAGATCGTGTTAGGGCGGAGATGACCTCCTTCATATCCGCTATCGTTTGCTCCAGGAAATTGAGTTGTTTCCGGCATTAGAGTGCGACCTCAATTATGATGCGCAAAATTATTAAGCATTACATGATCTTGATTAATTATATTGAAGGTGTCACAATACTGCAATTGAGGTTTGTAACGGATGAGATTTAACTTGATAGCCCAGTCAGGCACTTTTGACGACACGCGCTTGCCCGTCTCTTTGTACCTCCACATCCCATTTTGCCGAACAATTTGTACATACTGCGCCTTTAATACCTATGCCGATCTTGATGATTTGATCCCGGCATTTGTTGACGCACTCTGCCAGGAAATGCGGTTTGTTGGTGCTTCCCGGTCCAATATTCAGCTTAAGACGATTTACTTTGGCGGTGGCACGCCGTCATTGCTGACTGCAAAACAATACGAACAACTCTTTGCAACGATTGAGCAAGTTTTCGATACATCGCAAGTGGTAGAAACCACTTTAGAGAGTAACCCCAACGATTTGTCATTCGGTTATCTGCGAGATTTGCGGGCCGTTGGCTTTAACCGCATTAGCATTGGTGCACAGACTGCGAATCAACGTGAGTTATCACTTTATGGGCGCCGACATGACTTTGATGAAGTCGTACATGCTGTTTCTGATGCGCGTCAGGCTGGTTTCCAAAATATTAGCCTAGACCTGATTTACGGTGCGCCGGACCAAACTGTTGATGAATGGGGTGCGACCCTTGCTCAGGCGATTGCTCTACAGCCAGATCATTTTTCGCTGTACAACCTGGAATTGAAGGGTGGTACGGTACTCACACATCAGGTTGATGTGGGAGAACTGACGCGACCCGATGATGATGTCTCCGCTGATATGTATGATCTGGCGACGGATTGCCTGGGGGAGGGTGGCTACCAACAATATGAAATTAGCAATTGGTCTCGGCCTGGGTACGAATCTGAGCATAATCTGCAATATTGGCGGAATTTGCCTTATCTCGGTTTAGGGCCGGGGGCACATGGCTTTGCAAGTGGGGTTCGCTATAATGTATTACGTTTGCCGCAACGTTACATTGATCGGCTTGCTGCTGCTCAGCATTCAGAAGAGTATCCTCGTACGCCTGTAACGGCCAAAGCAATTGCTGTTGACCGCGAGACGGATATGCAAGAGACGATTATGATGGGCATGCGCATGCTGCAAGAGGGCATTCAGCGGGATACCTTCCGGCAGCGCTTCGGCGTGGATATTGTTGATGAATATGCCGACGCTATCAAGAAACACCAGAACTACGGGCTGTTATCCGTTGATGACGAGAAAATCAGCCTGACGCAGCAAGGACGCTTCCTCAGCAATGCTGTGATTCGCGATTTCTTCTAATATCGAATTGATGCTCTAGAAGTTCCGTTGGAAAAGCATATCAACGAAAGCGTGTAGCGCTTCTGCTGCTTCGCCTGTGGGTTCTGCTTCTTCCAGGGCTGCCATTGCACGCGCATGATAGCCTTCTTCCTGTTCTCTGGTGAAGGCTTGCGCCTGAATATCGTCGAGTATCTCGATGACTTCATTGGTCTCTGCCTGGGTGAATTCTGGCTTGCGATAAAGCTCCGTAAGGTGCTCGCTGTGTGCGAGCCCATAAAGCACGGGCAGGGATTTCTTCTTTGTTTCAATATCTGTTGCAGCCGATTTGCCGGTTACGGATGGATCACCCCAGATGCCCAGAATATCATCCCGAATCTGAAATGCGATGCCAATATTCAGGCCGAATTCCGCAAATTTATTTGCACGTTCTCGGTCACCTGTGGCAATGAGCGCGCCCATCTCTGTACAGGCCGATAGAAGGGATGCGGTTTTACCCTTTAGCATAGAGATATAACGCTCAGGAGAAACCGTTTCTTGTGTTTCAAAGCGCATATCCAGGTGCTGTCCACGTGTTAATTCCAGATTGGTTCTGTTGAAGATGTGCCATAAATCCAACGCGATGTTGGGTGCGATATGGGCTGAAGACTTTGCTAGGGCAGCATATGCCAGGGCGAACATCGCGTCACCTGCATTGATGGCATTTGCAATGCCCCAGACTTGCCACACAGTCGGGCGATTATGGCGTAGAGGGCTATCGTCTTGAATATCATCATGGATGAGGGAGAAGTTATGGAGTAGTTCCACAGCCGCTGCCGCATAAATAGCGTCGTGCCAATCGCCCCCGGCTGCTTCTGTCGTTAACAGTAACAACGTCGGACGCAGTCGTTTGCCAGTAGGGAGATGATATGGCTCCCCAGTCTCTGTTTCCCAGCCCATAGCATAACGGACCATCAGCCCGAAACCTGGCTCGTCTGTAAGCTCTGTTTCAACAATACTCTGTAGCGTTGAATTGAGTGTATCCCAGTATCTTTGTACGAAGGTGGCAAACACGATGTTGGCTTAGTCCTTGTAGAGTTTAGTTTCTTGGAGCGCCTGGATAGAGTTTGCGCCACTGCACAGCATGGCAATACGGATTTGAGCAACGAGCTCCCGGATGAGTTCATTGACAGCTTCGACAGATTCGTTCGCTGCTTTGAGGAAAGGTCCGGCTAAGCCGCCAATTGTCGCGCCAAGCGCAATACACTTTGCCACATCGATGCCATCGCGTAGGCCCCCGCTGGCAATAACGGGGTGTTGAGGGGCACCGGCTTTTGCATATAGGATCGCATCTGCTGTTGGTATGCCCCAATCTGCAAAGCTGCGCGCGACTTTGGCGTGGAATGAGGTTGGTGCACGATGATACTCAACTTCGCTCCAGGATGTGCCACCAGAGCCAGCAACATCAATCGCAGCGACACCTGCATTGGCTAAATTACGCACATCGCGCTCGGAAAATCCCCATCCGACTTCTTTTGCAATGACGGGTACGCCGACTTCTTTGGTGACTTTTTCGACTTGCTTGAGTAAGCCTGCGAAGTTTGTGTCGCCTTCTGGCTGGACGGCTTCTTGTAACACGTTGAAGTGAAGGATAAGTGCGTCAGCTTCGATCATATCGACGGCACGACGGCATTGATCCGGTCCATACCCGTAGTTAAGCTGGACAGCTCCCAAATTCGCAAAAAGCAGAATATCCGGCGCGTACTGGCGTACTTGAAATGTCTTTACGAGATCAGGGTCTTCTACGGCTGCACGTTGTGATCCTAGCCCCATGGCGATGCCATGTTCCTGGGCTGCTATCGCTAAATTCTGGTTGATGCGTCGTGCAAGTTCTGCGCCACCTGTCATGGAAGAGATGAGCAAGGGGGCGTTCAGTGTTTTGCCAAAGAGGCTGACTGAGCTATCGACTTCGTTCAGATCAAGCTC
The Phototrophicus methaneseepsis DNA segment above includes these coding regions:
- a CDS encoding PQQ-binding-like beta-propeller repeat protein, producing MPETTQFPGANDSGYEGGHLRPNTILLARYKIDAKLGGGGQGAVYQARDLNFPDARRLVAIKEMTVMTADPSLRASSLKTFQREANILATLNHPATPKIYDFFDQNNSAYLIMEYINGNNLEEILIKTKKIPIDKIVEWAIELCDVLQYLHSYQPEPIIFRDMKPANIMIDSLGKVRLVDFGIAKIFVSGVKHTTIGTEGYSSPEQYKGNANPLSDIFSLGATLHHVITRKDPRLEPPFSFSERNIMDYNEEATPELAAILDKALSFEPEKRYQSCAEMKEAFMALRYRPIGTSVASAATNGSAPTPRANSRELVDSGADGRMQPIWTFETEDEIRSSPASADGVVFVGSYDTNLWAIEQQSGEFIWKRPSDAGIASTPGIDSYHGQVIIGSEDYTIRAINMRDGRVNWSHITGNKVRSSPNIAHGYVFFGSDDGKLYALLADNGRYQWEYDAGSAVRSKPFITNERVIFGTEGGDIVGLELNGQRKWVLRTKKAVTSSPYVDLEGICYVGSFDGFIYAIDADSGFSHWRVRTTGPIISSPTVHRNLVYIGSADGRLYCINTQTGKERWTYQTEKPIVASPIVHDGVVYIGGTDRIFHAIDAMNGKEIWRFETKGAITSAAHIVDDLILFGSLDHTLYALPLVRQ
- a CDS encoding protein phosphatase 2C domain-containing protein; its protein translation is MSFFRRLFGAKSNANTEEQNDRDASLEASTATAVEPQTTQVTEQVIEEENPDKVDEVTTEPLSETPLAQAVDEATTIESSENGETTKPVQPDAEMAFTPAAKLAPEETLPHPAEGVTRPLEGDPFDIYQPATGHLTFAHSSDQGMVRNNNQDATYRFFASNHSVDNVPDFGLFIVADGMGGHNHGELASATTVQFIATAVIKSLYLPLLNKSNEDDEEPFTISDILNHAVKEANKQVIRTVPDGGTTLTAVLVLGDVAHFAHVGDSRAYMIRDEKIEQLTRDHSLAQRLIELNQLSADERGDYQHRNVLYRAIGHSEDLEVDTLIRRLPGSAYILLCSDGLWGEVTEEDMVKTITEAKSLQEACDNLVAMANRQGGHDNITALLLKTPIK
- the hemW gene encoding radical SAM family heme chaperone HemW, translating into MIAQSGTFDDTRLPVSLYLHIPFCRTICTYCAFNTYADLDDLIPAFVDALCQEMRFVGASRSNIQLKTIYFGGGTPSLLTAKQYEQLFATIEQVFDTSQVVETTLESNPNDLSFGYLRDLRAVGFNRISIGAQTANQRELSLYGRRHDFDEVVHAVSDARQAGFQNISLDLIYGAPDQTVDEWGATLAQAIALQPDHFSLYNLELKGGTVLTHQVDVGELTRPDDDVSADMYDLATDCLGEGGYQQYEISNWSRPGYESEHNLQYWRNLPYLGLGPGAHGFASGVRYNVLRLPQRYIDRLAAAQHSEEYPRTPVTAKAIAVDRETDMQETIMMGMRMLQEGIQRDTFRQRFGVDIVDEYADAIKKHQNYGLLSVDDEKISLTQQGRFLSNAVIRDFF
- the fni gene encoding type 2 isopentenyl-diphosphate Delta-isomerase, coding for MAEVTQEATTESRKVDHIRINLNENVNFPHLTTGLERYRFMHTAVPELDLNEVDSSVSLFGKTLNAPLLISSMTGGAELARRINQNLAIAAQEHGIAMGLGSQRAAVEDPDLVKTFQVRQYAPDILLFANLGAVQLNYGYGPDQCRRAVDMIEADALILHFNVLQEAVQPEGDTNFAGLLKQVEKVTKEVGVPVIAKEVGWGFSERDVRNLANAGVAAIDVAGSGGTSWSEVEYHRAPTSFHAKVARSFADWGIPTADAILYAKAGAPQHPVIASGGLRDGIDVAKCIALGATIGGLAGPFLKAANESVEAVNELIRELVAQIRIAMLCSGANSIQALQETKLYKD
- a CDS encoding FHA domain-containing protein, whose product is MTTRVDNAIPEQVLDTVKWGSAQLTDTHTLKIDFMDTNKSLMLRPKGQLIFGRADESTNTFPDVDLAPYGAISKGVSRQHAVLEVNEDTIIIMDLGSSNGTFLNGQRLLPNQPRVVRDGDEVRLGRLVTHIHFK
- a CDS encoding VWA domain-containing protein, which codes for MELQFDPYGVLGISSNSTENDIKRAYRRLARRLHPDVNPNNEAAAAQFQDITWAYNILTDPIGKEQVDKYLEELTKSENTYFTLRVTPSKRSVAVMPEEQIIYLLTEIYAAPQQPVKSKKHATLNLTLVLDQSNSMTGDRINQVKSAAQRVIDALEPSDILSVVAFNDRANVLIPAMRAEDKPQLKARISIMNASAGTEIYQGLSLGIEQNRKFLGPNLVNHVLLLTDGHTYGDQENCLKIAQEGSKEGITVSAVGLGKDWNDEFLDKLASFSGGSTTYIESAADIIPFFNEHVRSLTDSFSEHMAFSVAPDPDVNLEMAFKLSPNPQPLEVVNGRLPLGSLEAKRPIVVLLQFQMPAHMDVGFRTVARLVATGDILQNTPQSFQAVSDVSIEVAHNPPPDDAPQVVMDALSKLTLYRMQEQAQSDLDNGDIDMATQRLEYLATRLMEQGYPALATTTLSEATQLKQTSKLSERGRKTLKYSTRALVSIDDLSQAISSLMDDDI
- a CDS encoding polyprenyl synthetase family protein, producing MFATFVQRYWDTLNSTLQSIVETELTDEPGFGLMVRYAMGWETETGEPYHLPTGKRLRPTLLLLTTEAAGGDWHDAIYAAAAVELLHNFSLIHDDIQDDSPLRHNRPTVWQVWGIANAINAGDAMFALAYAALAKSSAHIAPNIALDLWHIFNRTNLELTRGQHLDMRFETQETVSPERYISMLKGKTASLLSACTEMGALIATGDRERANKFAEFGLNIGIAFQIRDDILGIWGDPSVTGKSAATDIETKKKSLPVLYGLAHSEHLTELYRKPEFTQAETNEVIEILDDIQAQAFTREQEEGYHARAMAALEEAEPTGEAAEALHAFVDMLFQRNF